DNA sequence from the Deltaproteobacteria bacterium genome:
GGCATTGGCTCCCAAAGTGCCCAAAAAAGGGAGCCGCTTGCCGAGCAGCAGGCCGATGCGGATGCGCTCGCTCTCCATGGCTTCCCAGACGGCCTCTTTGCCCTGTTCGACCTGCCTGAGCCCGGCATACAATACCTGGGGTTCCAGGGCCGCTTCTGCCTCACAACGGTCCCGAGCCTGGGACCAGGCCTCCTGCTCCATTAGCGGTCCGATATCATCCACAAAGTGTTCTTCGTTGAACCGGCCGCGATAAAATACCAGCCCCCGTTCAATCATCACTGCCACCGAAGCGATGCTGAGAATGATAAGCAGCCACAACACCCAGGCACTGCCCCCCAAAGCCAGGTTCAGCAAGGTCTTGGTAATATCCATGGAATTGCCTCCAAAAAAAACCATGAAGAGGTTTGCCCTTGACCGGGCACCTGCCTTCATGGCTTGGATTAAGCTAATTAAATTTTCAGCTAAATAAAATTTGAAAAATTATCAGGAAGTTCGTCTCCCTTACTATTACTGTTGTTTATCCCAAAAGGGCTGGAAATGTCAATCAAATTTTACCGGGGTTATTTTATTGGCTATATCCACCTTATGCCAAAGGGTGTCGCCTCCCTGGGGGAAATCCAAAGGGTTGCTTCTACCAGGAATCCCATTAACCAACCGTTTTTTGGAAGTCGAACCCCAGCGCTGAGGCTCAGGGGAGGTTAATTTTAATGGTAAAATCAATTTGCATGGGTTATAAATTAATATTTAAACTATTATATTTTCAGACCGGGGGGTCACCTCCTCCCCTACTAAGGAAAAACATATTCTATGTCCTCCTTAATAAAGGGTTTCCCTTTTGAGAGACGGAATTCCGATTGACTGAACGAACATAATGGAACTCTATTTCCGGCTACTGAAATACGTCCGGCCCCACTGGTGGCGGATGATAATTGCCATGGGAGCCATGTTGGGCGTCTCCGGAATCACCGCCCTGATGGCCTTTTTGGTCAAACCGGTGCTGGATGACATCTTTATTGATAAGCGCCTTAACATGCTCTATATTTTGCCACCCCTGATCATCGTCCTGTATTTGGTGAAGGGAGTCTTTTCGGTCATCCATAGCTACCTGATGAATTATGTTGGCGGGATTACCGTCACGGGCATCCGTGACGATCTCTTTCGCAATTTGCAATCCCAGCCCTTGATTTTTTTTGACCGCATTTCCACCGGGGTGTTGATGTCCCGCATTACTTATGATGTCAATATCCTGCAGACCTCAGTATCTACCGTGATTACCAATCTCGTCCGAGATATTTTTACCATCATCGGGCTGATCGGGGTTATTTTTTATCGGGAATGGCGGTTGGCCCTGATCGCCATGGTGATTTTTCCCCTGGCGGTGATTCCTATTATAAATTTTGGCCGTCGACTCCGTCGTATTTCCTCCTACCGCCAGGTTTCCATGAGTAAAATTAATACGATCTTACAAGAGACCCTGATCGGCAACCGGATCGTCAAGGCCTTCGGTCGGGAGGATTATGAGATTGAACGCTTCTGCCAAGAGAACCAGCGCTATTTTCGACTGCGAATGAAGGGGGTCATAGCTTGGGCTTTATCGTCACCGGTAATGGAGCTCTTGGGAGGTATCGGCGTAGCAGCCATTGTCTGGTATGGGGGGTACAACGTTATTAAAGGTTATTCCACTCCAGGAACCTTCTTTTCCTTCATGACCGCGCTGTTGATGCTCTATGCCCCCATCAAAGGCCTGAGCAATATTAACAACTCCATCCAGGAAGGGTTGGCTGCGGCCACTCGGGTCTTTGAAATCCTTGATCTCACCCCCACCATTCGTAACCAACCCGATGCTATCACCTTGCCACCCCTATCCCGGGAAATTGTCTTTGATAAGGTTGATTTTGCCTACGACCATCGACCGGCGCTGCGAAACGTCAGTCTTCGGGTGCGCCGCGGCGAGATGGTCGCCCTGGTGGGTCCTAGCGGGGCTGGTAAAACCACCCTGGTCAATCTGTTGCCCCGATTCTATGAAGTTACCGGTGGCTCGATTAGCATCGATGGCCATGATATCAGAGAGGTAACCCTTGAGTCTCTGAGAGGCCAGATCGGTATCGTTACCCAACAGACCATTCTGTTCAACGACACCGTGCGCCATAATATCGCGTACGGGCGGCTGGATTGTACTGAGGAAGAGATCATCCTGGCGGCCCAGGCCGCCTATGCTTGGGATTTCATCCAGACTCTGCCCCAAGGGCTGGATACCTTGATCGGCGAACAGGGACTAATGCTCTCGGGCGGAGAACGCCAGCGCCTGGCGATTGCCCGGGCCCTGTTGAAGGATCCGCCCATCCTGATTCTGGATGAAGCTACCTCAGCTCTGGACTCAGAAGCTGAACGAGCCGTGCAAAAGGCGCTGGATAATCTTATCCAGGACCGTACCACCTTGGTGATTGCCCACCGGTTATCTACCATCCTCCAGGCGGACCGCATCGTAGTGCTCAACGACGGGACAATCGTCGAAGTAGGGCGCCACGAAGAACTGCTCAACCGCAATGGTCTTTATCGCAAATTGTACAACCTGCAATTCTCAGGAGAGAAGGACAACGAGGTGGAGACTGACACCCAAGCCAGGTACAGCACCCTGGCCCACAGGTCATGAACAGTTGGTGGCAACAGGTCTTTGCCCGGCTGCAGAACGAACCGGGAACTCCATTGCCTGGGGGAGGTTGGCGGGTTCTGGCCACGGTGCTGGCTTGGGGGTATGGACTAGGGGCTCGTGGTCGACGTTGGTTATACGACACTGGTTGGCTCAAAGTCCAACGACTCACCTGTGGGGTGATCAGTATCGGTAATCTGACCGTGGGCGGGACCGGCAAAACCCCCCTGGTAATCTATCTGGCCCAGCGCTTACAGGATCAGGGGCGACGGGTAGCGATCCTCAGTCGAGGTTACGGCAGCACAGCTCAGGGGACGCAAGTGATCTCGGATGGGGAAAAAATTTTTTGTCAGCCGCCCCAGGCCGGCGACGAATCCTACCTCCTGGCCCGGCAACTCCATGGCATACCGGTCCTTACCGGGGCCAGCCGTTATGCCGCCGGGCTAGTCGCCGAGGACCGCTTCCATCCCGAACTGGTGCTGCTGGACGACGGTTTCCAGCATTTTCAATTACACCGCGATCTTGACCTGGTGCTTTTGGATGCGGCGCATCCTTTCGGCAATGGACGACTGTTGCCGCGCGGACCGCTGCGAGAGCCATTGAGCACCCTGCAACGATCGGTAGTACTGGTGCTGACCCGCTACCGGGAGGAACAGCACCGGGAACAATATACAAAACTTCAGGCCGCCTTTCCAGACACCCCTATCCTGCGCGCCGGCCTGCGCCCCCGTCGGGTTCTGAGCCACCCTGCCGGTCAACTGTTGCCAGCCCAATCGTTGCGGGGGCAGAGGCTGTTGGCCTTTGCCGGTCTGGCCCGTCCCTGGGTATTTGCTGCCAGCCTTCAAGAACTGGGGGTCGATATTACCGAATTTCATCCTTTTCCTGACCATTATCCCTATGATATAAAAGATCTTGAGCGACTGGCGGAGCGGAGCCGCCAGTTAGGGGTTCAGGCCTTGGTTACCACCGAGAAGGATTGGGCCCGGTTGGGGGAACGTTGGGAGTTAGAGCCAACGTTGTTAGTCTTAGGTCTGGAGGTGGAGTGGCTAGATCATTATTCCACCCGAATCGGGGACTACTCCCTAGAATTTTAGCCTTGATTAATGTGAGTGTTCCAGCCATTGCCCAAGACCCTGAAGCTCCTGCCGGGCCAGAGAGAATTCAGGATGCTCTACAGAGCCTGAGCGTGGTTCAGCGACGGCCCCTGCCCTCCCAGCCGCTGCGCCGCCTTTTGGTGCGCGCCACCAACTGGGTAGGAGATGCAGTCCTCATCCTTCCGGCTATATGCCGATTACGGGAGCTGTTTCCCCAGGCGCATCTGGCGGTGCTGGCGGTACCCCGGGTGGCACCAGTGTTTCAGGGGCATCCCGCAATTTCCGAGATTATTTTGTCTCCCTCCTCAGCGCCAGCTCCTGATAATCCGGGTAGATGGCCGCTGGTGAAAAAATTGCGCGCCCGGCGATTTGAGTTAGCCCTGTTGTTTCCCAACTCCTTTGAGTCGGCTCTGGTCGCCTGGGCAGCCGGCATTCCCCATCGCCTGGGCTACAATACTGATTACCGCACGCCGTTATTGACCACCATAATCCGCTCCCCGGAAAAACTGGCCCATCTTCATCAGGTTTACCGGCATTTGGGGCTGCTTAGGGCATTTGGGAATCAGGTCCCCACCGCCTTGCCGGCGCTATATCTGGATGACCAGGATTTGGCTCAGGCTCGTGACCTGATGGCCCAGAAATGCCTCGAGCCCGCACAGTTAATCATCGGCATCAGTCCCGGCGCTGCGTATGGCTCTGCCAAGCAGTGGTTGCCGGAGCGTTTTGCTGCTGTGGCGGAACAATTACAGAAAGAATTCGACGCCCGGATAGTGCTCTTGGGAGGGCCGGGCGATGCCGAGGTCGCGGGCCGGATTGTCGAACGCATGCGCCACCCTGCAGTCAATCTGGTCGGACAGACCGACCTTCGCACCGCCATGGCGGTAATCAAACATCTGGCCCTGTTGATTACCAATGACTCCGGTCTGATGCACGTCGCCGCGGCCCTGAGGGTGCCGCTGGTCGCCCTGTTCGGCTCCACTGATTCGGACAGCACCGGCCCTTTTACGCCTCTGGCAACGGTGCTGCGGCATCCGGTACCATGCAGTCCCTGTCTGGAACGAGAATGCCCTACCGATCACCGCTGCATGGAACTGATCACCGCGGCCGAAGTAGTGGCCGCCGCCCGTGACTGGCTGGCGAGGACGGCATGAATATCGGCGTGTTTTTAGACCGCGACGGCACCATCAACGAAGAGATGGGCTACATCAACCATCCCAGCCGCTTTCATTTGCTGCCCGGTACTATCGCCGCCATTGCCCGGCTTAACCGGGCCGGAATCAAAGTGGTGCTGGTCACCAATCAATCGGGCGTGGCCCGGGGCTATTTCCCGGCCTCGCTGATGGAGCAAATTCACCAACAATTACAGCAGGTGCTGCATCAGGGCGGGGCCTATCTGGATGGCATCTATATCTGCCCGCATGGCCCGGATGCGGGTTGTGACTGTCGCAAACCCCGGCCCGGTCTGCTGTACCAGGCTGTTCGGGATTTAAAGATCGATCTGAGCCGCTCCTTCGTGGTCGGCGACCGGTTTATTGATATTGAACTGGCCGCCAATGCCGGGGCAAGAGGCATCCTGGTGCTGACCGGCTATGGTCGGGGTGAACTGGAGTATTATCAGGGACCCAAACGGACCGAGCCGGTCTATATCGCCTCAGACCTAGAGGACGCCGCCCGCTTCATCTTAAATGAAGTAAATAAAATCGATAAATCCGGGTAAAACAACGGCTTGGCCGCTAGTTGAGCCAAAGCTCATATTTTTTACCAGAGCATGAAATGAATGAACCGGGGCCGGAGAAAAACCGCCCCTCTCCCAAAACCCTTAAAGGGGTGTTGGAAGGGGAGCTTGAGAGGAGGGCGGCGGCCCGGCGGTCCCCCGGTCCTCCCCTCAAATTAACCTTTTAAGTGCTTCGTGAGATAATTTCTTCTGCAATGCAAACTTATTCTGGTCAAAGCCCCCGTATTTTATTGATTAAACTCAGTGCCCTGGGGGATGTCATCCATACCCTGCCCACCCTGGAGGCCTTGCGGGCCACCTATCCCCAGGCCTGGATCACCTGGCTGGTGGAAGAGGCTGCGGCGCCGCTGCTCATCGGCCACCCTGCCCTGGACGATGTCTGGGTGTCCCGACGGCGATCGTGGTTAAGGCCCCGGCAAAATGGGCTTTTATGGGCGCGGGCGGCACGAGAGCTAATCCGACTGATCCATCGGCTTCGCAAGTCCGAATTTGATCTGGTGATCGATATCCAGGGTCTGCTGAAAAGTGCGCTCTGGGTCGCGCTGGCCCGCAGCCCCCGCAAAATCGGCTATGACCGTACCCGGGAAGGCAGCTATCTGGTCTTAAATGAGCGCCTGCCCCCTTTTGACCGGGAAGCGCATGCAGTCTGGAGATATTTAAACCTGGCCCAATATTTGGGCGCGGCTCCTGGCATACCTCGGTTTCGCTTACCCCTGCAGGAAGATACCGGGGTCTGGCTGGCGCCGCTGTGGCAGGATCGCAGCGGCCCGCTGATCGTGCTTCACCCCGGGGCTCGCTGGCCCAGCAAATGTTGGCCCGCAGCGCGCTTTGCGGCGCTGGCGGACCGTTTGGTCACCGAGCAACAGGCCCGGGTGGTGTTTACCGGCGGGGTCGGCGATCGCCCCCTCATAGCCCGCATTAAAGCCCGGATGCAGACCGCGGCCCTGGACTTAAGCGGCCGCACCAGTCTGCTCGAATTGGCCCGCCTTTTTCAGCAGGCGGAGTTGGCGGTGACTACTGACACCGGCCCCATGCATCTGGCCGCAGCGGTAGGCACCGCCGTGGTGGCCCTGTTCGGCCCTACCGCCCCCTGGCGCACCGGCCCCTTTGGCGACGGGCACCAGATCGTCCGCTTATACCTGCCCTGCAGCCCCTGCTTCCGGCGCCGTTGTCCCCATCCGGAGTGCATGACCGGGATCGGGGTCGAGGCCGTATGGGCGGCAGTGCAACAGATGCTGGCCGTAGAAAAAAGCAGGAGGCCGGGGGCTTAAGGAGGGAAGGTTGCCATGAATGCGGAAGCCAGATTATCTGAAGTAATTTCCAACAATGTGTCCCTCAAACTGGCGGAGCCCCACATCTACACGATTATCTCATTGAACCTGTTACACGTGCTGGTGGATATTAAACAGGTATTACTGGAGCTAAAAAACGTCTTGGCCGAGGGAGGGACGATTTCGCTTTTCACCCTGATCGAGACCCATAGAAAGGGGTTACCGCCAAAATTCACTTTGAAAATTTTTCTGGGCT
Encoded proteins:
- the lpxK gene encoding tetraacyldisaccharide 4'-kinase, with amino-acid sequence MNSWWQQVFARLQNEPGTPLPGGGWRVLATVLAWGYGLGARGRRWLYDTGWLKVQRLTCGVISIGNLTVGGTGKTPLVIYLAQRLQDQGRRVAILSRGYGSTAQGTQVISDGEKIFCQPPQAGDESYLLARQLHGIPVLTGASRYAAGLVAEDRFHPELVLLDDGFQHFQLHRDLDLVLLDAAHPFGNGRLLPRGPLREPLSTLQRSVVLVLTRYREEQHREQYTKLQAAFPDTPILRAGLRPRRVLSHPAGQLLPAQSLRGQRLLAFAGLARPWVFAASLQELGVDITEFHPFPDHYPYDIKDLERLAERSRQLGVQALVTTEKDWARLGERWELEPTLLVLGLEVEWLDHYSTRIGDYSLEF
- the waaF gene encoding lipopolysaccharide heptosyltransferase II, whose product is MARSLFHPNRGLLPRILALINVSVPAIAQDPEAPAGPERIQDALQSLSVVQRRPLPSQPLRRLLVRATNWVGDAVLILPAICRLRELFPQAHLAVLAVPRVAPVFQGHPAISEIILSPSSAPAPDNPGRWPLVKKLRARRFELALLFPNSFESALVAWAAGIPHRLGYNTDYRTPLLTTIIRSPEKLAHLHQVYRHLGLLRAFGNQVPTALPALYLDDQDLAQARDLMAQKCLEPAQLIIGISPGAAYGSAKQWLPERFAAVAEQLQKEFDARIVLLGGPGDAEVAGRIVERMRHPAVNLVGQTDLRTAMAVIKHLALLITNDSGLMHVAAALRVPLVALFGSTDSDSTGPFTPLATVLRHPVPCSPCLERECPTDHRCMELITAAEVVAAARDWLARTA
- the gmhB gene encoding D-glycero-beta-D-manno-heptose 1,7-bisphosphate 7-phosphatase; this translates as MNIGVFLDRDGTINEEMGYINHPSRFHLLPGTIAAIARLNRAGIKVVLVTNQSGVARGYFPASLMEQIHQQLQQVLHQGGAYLDGIYICPHGPDAGCDCRKPRPGLLYQAVRDLKIDLSRSFVVGDRFIDIELAANAGARGILVLTGYGRGELEYYQGPKRTEPVYIASDLEDAARFILNEVNKIDKSG
- a CDS encoding MotA/TolQ/ExbB proton channel family protein, which encodes MDITKTLLNLALGGSAWVLWLLIILSIASVAVMIERGLVFYRGRFNEEHFVDDIGPLMEQEAWSQARDRCEAEAALEPQVLYAGLRQVEQGKEAVWEAMESERIRIGLLLGKRLPFLGTLGANAPFIGLFGTVLGIIHAFKDLALTENGGGPAVMAGIAEALVATAVGLLVAIPAVVMYNYFHSRLHVVLERSQRLGRLLLTNLNPQPQATNISAIQPRSEARR
- the msbA gene encoding lipid A export permease/ATP-binding protein MsbA, whose translation is MELYFRLLKYVRPHWWRMIIAMGAMLGVSGITALMAFLVKPVLDDIFIDKRLNMLYILPPLIIVLYLVKGVFSVIHSYLMNYVGGITVTGIRDDLFRNLQSQPLIFFDRISTGVLMSRITYDVNILQTSVSTVITNLVRDIFTIIGLIGVIFYREWRLALIAMVIFPLAVIPIINFGRRLRRISSYRQVSMSKINTILQETLIGNRIVKAFGREDYEIERFCQENQRYFRLRMKGVIAWALSSPVMELLGGIGVAAIVWYGGYNVIKGYSTPGTFFSFMTALLMLYAPIKGLSNINNSIQEGLAAATRVFEILDLTPTIRNQPDAITLPPLSREIVFDKVDFAYDHRPALRNVSLRVRRGEMVALVGPSGAGKTTLVNLLPRFYEVTGGSISIDGHDIREVTLESLRGQIGIVTQQTILFNDTVRHNIAYGRLDCTEEEIILAAQAAYAWDFIQTLPQGLDTLIGEQGLMLSGGERQRLAIARALLKDPPILILDEATSALDSEAERAVQKALDNLIQDRTTLVIAHRLSTILQADRIVVLNDGTIVEVGRHEELLNRNGLYRKLYNLQFSGEKDNEVETDTQARYSTLAHRS
- the waaF gene encoding lipopolysaccharide heptosyltransferase II, producing the protein MQTYSGQSPRILLIKLSALGDVIHTLPTLEALRATYPQAWITWLVEEAAAPLLIGHPALDDVWVSRRRSWLRPRQNGLLWARAARELIRLIHRLRKSEFDLVIDIQGLLKSALWVALARSPRKIGYDRTREGSYLVLNERLPPFDREAHAVWRYLNLAQYLGAAPGIPRFRLPLQEDTGVWLAPLWQDRSGPLIVLHPGARWPSKCWPAARFAALADRLVTEQQARVVFTGGVGDRPLIARIKARMQTAALDLSGRTSLLELARLFQQAELAVTTDTGPMHLAAAVGTAVVALFGPTAPWRTGPFGDGHQIVRLYLPCSPCFRRRCPHPECMTGIGVEAVWAAVQQMLAVEKSRRPGA